Proteins from a genomic interval of Amycolatopsis sp. cg13:
- a CDS encoding Scr1 family TA system antitoxin-like transcriptional regulator, protein MRDSEMPAPYERVLGLELRNARIEARFGLRELGRWIGVDPALLSSWELGQRVPTLEDVAGILGALGVVGEKKARIMALTRELAGSSWVMRGSQADTAHYAILSGHERYAESVTVWAPQRIPDLLQIPDYARLVFGPSLRQKEILDQVVDNRLSRNRILFGPEAVEAQMFVGTEALRDHFGDAEAMLRQMRYLMEIAQAVQIRLVPSEAVTEGAFSWYRQRDETEVVYCPHDRAGVFLVGRQAAPYAGTIERLAESALSRADSLHHLSAAAAGFAEEVKTRRLANEAGLTKLLAGEDPAG, encoded by the coding sequence ATGCGAGATTCGGAGATGCCCGCTCCGTACGAGCGCGTTTTGGGTCTGGAATTGCGGAATGCCCGGATCGAGGCGCGCTTCGGTTTGCGCGAGCTGGGCCGGTGGATCGGGGTCGATCCGGCGCTGCTGTCGAGCTGGGAGCTGGGCCAGCGGGTTCCGACGCTCGAGGACGTGGCCGGGATCTTGGGTGCGCTCGGAGTGGTCGGCGAGAAGAAGGCGCGGATCATGGCGTTGACGCGCGAGCTGGCGGGGTCGAGCTGGGTCATGCGCGGGTCGCAGGCGGATACGGCGCATTACGCGATCTTGTCCGGGCACGAACGGTACGCGGAGTCGGTGACGGTGTGGGCTCCGCAGCGGATCCCGGATTTGCTGCAGATCCCCGACTACGCGCGGCTGGTGTTCGGGCCGAGCTTGCGGCAGAAGGAAATCCTGGACCAGGTCGTCGATAACCGCTTGAGCCGCAACAGGATTCTGTTCGGTCCGGAGGCGGTCGAGGCGCAGATGTTCGTCGGGACCGAGGCGCTGCGGGATCACTTCGGCGATGCCGAGGCAATGCTGCGGCAGATGCGGTACCTCATGGAGATTGCGCAGGCGGTGCAGATCCGCCTAGTCCCAAGCGAAGCCGTCACGGAAGGTGCGTTCAGCTGGTACCGGCAGCGGGATGAGACGGAAGTCGTGTACTGCCCGCACGATCGCGCGGGTGTCTTTCTGGTCGGTCGGCAGGCTGCCCCTTATGCGGGAACCATCGAGCGGCTGGCCGAGTCCGCGTTGTCTCGAGCGGATTCCCTGCACCACTTGTCGGCGGCGGCCGCCGGTTTCGCGGAGGAGGTGAAAACCCGGCGGCTGGCGAACGAGGCCGGACTGACGAAGCTCTTGGCGGGGGAGGATCCAGCTGGCTAG
- the edd gene encoding phosphogluconate dehydratase, with translation MSSSPNPTAAVHRVLADVTDRIAERSADTRAAYLARSAAAFEEGPVRRGLACSNLAHGFAAMDTVDKQALRQLRAPGVAIVSSYNDMLSAHQPMQEYPAWLKKSVREAGGVAQFAGGVPAMCDGITQGRPGMELSLFSREVIAMSTAIALSHDMFDATLLLGVCDKIVPGLLIGALSFGHLPAVLVPAGPMNSGLPNKEKARVRQLYAEGLATREDLLDAEAASYHSAGTCTFYGTANSNQMVVEVMGLHLPGASFVPPNTPLRQALTEEAGRRVVELSRGEAYTPISQVLDEKAFVNGIVALLATGGSTNHTMHLVAIAAAAGIQLSWDDFSDLSAVVPLLARVYPNGSADINHFHAAGGIQFLVGTLLDAGLLHEDVRTVAGPGLRRYTQEPILSDGELVWRDVPTRSLDEEVLRPVWRPFAPDGGLRMVEGNLGRAVTKVSAVAPEHRVIEAPARVFTSQEGFQVAFEAGELDRDVVVVLRQQGPQANGMPELHGLTPALGVLMDRGFRVALLTDGRMSGASGKVPAAIQVTPEAAVGGPIARIADGDMIRFDARSGSLDVLIADDELARRDLADAPPSEAAWSGTGRELFGALRRAIGPADQGASVFGALTPELDLARGVPPFGSGTMDASPYALQTQEVGQ, from the coding sequence ATGAGCAGCAGCCCGAACCCGACCGCCGCGGTGCACCGCGTTCTCGCCGACGTCACCGACCGGATCGCCGAGCGCAGTGCGGATACGCGGGCGGCGTACCTCGCCCGCAGCGCGGCCGCTTTCGAGGAGGGGCCGGTCCGCCGCGGCCTCGCTTGCAGCAACCTCGCGCACGGTTTCGCCGCGATGGACACCGTCGACAAGCAGGCGCTGCGCCAGCTGCGCGCGCCCGGCGTCGCGATCGTGTCCTCCTACAACGACATGCTCTCCGCGCACCAGCCGATGCAGGAGTACCCGGCGTGGCTGAAGAAATCGGTCCGCGAAGCCGGCGGGGTCGCGCAGTTCGCGGGTGGCGTGCCCGCGATGTGCGACGGCATCACGCAGGGTCGGCCGGGCATGGAGTTGTCGCTGTTCAGCCGCGAAGTGATCGCGATGTCGACGGCGATCGCGCTGTCCCACGACATGTTCGACGCGACGTTGCTGCTCGGCGTCTGCGACAAGATCGTGCCGGGGCTGTTGATCGGCGCGCTGTCGTTCGGGCATCTGCCCGCGGTACTCGTGCCGGCCGGGCCGATGAATTCCGGCTTGCCCAATAAGGAAAAGGCCCGCGTGCGCCAGCTGTACGCGGAGGGGCTCGCGACGCGGGAAGACCTGCTCGACGCGGAGGCGGCGTCGTATCACTCCGCCGGTACCTGCACGTTTTACGGCACCGCCAACTCGAACCAGATGGTGGTCGAGGTGATGGGCCTGCACCTGCCGGGTGCCAGCTTCGTGCCGCCGAACACGCCGTTGCGCCAGGCACTGACCGAAGAGGCTGGCCGACGCGTCGTCGAGTTGTCCCGAGGCGAGGCGTACACGCCGATTTCTCAGGTGCTGGATGAAAAAGCGTTCGTGAACGGCATCGTGGCACTGCTGGCGACCGGCGGATCGACGAACCACACGATGCACCTGGTGGCGATCGCCGCGGCGGCCGGGATTCAGCTGAGCTGGGACGACTTCTCGGACCTGTCGGCGGTCGTGCCGCTACTGGCGCGCGTGTACCCGAACGGCAGCGCGGACATCAACCACTTCCACGCGGCCGGCGGCATCCAGTTCCTCGTCGGCACGCTACTCGACGCGGGGCTGCTGCACGAGGACGTGCGCACCGTCGCGGGTCCGGGTCTGCGCCGGTACACGCAGGAGCCGATCTTGTCTGACGGCGAACTGGTGTGGCGAGACGTGCCGACGCGCAGCCTCGACGAGGAGGTGCTGCGTCCGGTGTGGCGGCCGTTCGCGCCGGACGGCGGGTTGCGGATGGTGGAAGGCAACTTGGGCCGGGCGGTCACGAAGGTGTCGGCGGTCGCCCCGGAACACCGCGTGATTGAGGCACCGGCGCGGGTGTTCACGTCGCAGGAGGGATTCCAGGTCGCGTTCGAGGCCGGGGAACTGGACCGGGACGTGGTCGTGGTGCTGCGGCAACAGGGTCCGCAGGCGAACGGCATGCCGGAGCTGCACGGACTGACCCCGGCGCTGGGCGTGCTGATGGACCGCGGATTCCGGGTCGCGCTGCTCACCGACGGGCGGATGTCGGGTGCGTCGGGCAAGGTCCCGGCCGCGATTCAGGTGACGCCGGAGGCCGCGGTGGGCGGGCCGATCGCCCGGATCGCCGACGGCGACATGATCCGGTTCGACGCCCGGTCCGGCTCCCTCGACGTACTGATCGCGGACGACGAATTGGCGCGGCGCGACCTCGCGGACGCACCGCCGTCGGAGGCCGCGTGGAGCGGGACCGGGCGGGAGCTGTTCGGGGCGCTGCGGCGCGCGATCGGCCCGGCTGACCAGGGCGCGAGCGTGTTCGGGGCGCTTACGCCGGAGCTGGACCTCGCCCGGGGCGTTCCGCCATTCGGAAGCGGGACAATGGACGCGTCCCCCTACGCTCTCCAGACCCAGGAGGTCGGTCAGTGA
- the eda gene encoding bifunctional 4-hydroxy-2-oxoglutarate aldolase/2-dehydro-3-deoxy-phosphogluconate aldolase encodes MTTGTDLLTLSPVMPVVVIDDVDDAVPTARALHAGGIGVIELTLRTPVALAAIERVAAEVPDIVVGAGTVTSPEQAKQAADAGAKFLVTPGCTDSVLDAAFATGLPFLPGAATVSEAMRLAERGLSALKFFPAEASGGAAFLKSIAGPLPQLQFCPTGGITVSSAREYLALPNVGCIGGSWLTPSKLLAAKDFAAVEKLAAEAAALR; translated from the coding sequence GTGACCACCGGCACGGACCTGCTCACCCTGTCCCCCGTGATGCCCGTCGTGGTGATCGACGACGTCGACGACGCGGTCCCGACGGCCCGCGCCCTGCACGCCGGCGGGATCGGGGTGATCGAGCTGACGCTGCGCACGCCGGTCGCACTGGCCGCGATCGAGCGGGTGGCAGCAGAGGTGCCGGACATCGTCGTGGGCGCCGGAACGGTGACCTCGCCGGAGCAGGCGAAGCAGGCCGCCGACGCGGGCGCGAAGTTCCTGGTGACGCCGGGCTGCACGGACTCGGTGCTGGACGCCGCCTTCGCCACCGGACTGCCGTTCCTGCCAGGCGCGGCCACGGTGTCGGAGGCGATGCGGCTGGCCGAACGCGGGTTGAGCGCGTTGAAGTTCTTCCCGGCGGAGGCCAGCGGGGGCGCGGCGTTCTTGAAGTCGATCGCCGGGCCGCTGCCGCAGCTGCAGTTCTGCCCGACCGGCGGGATCACGGTGTCGTCGGCGCGGGAGTATCTGGCGCTGCCGAACGTCGGCTGCATCGGCGGATCGTGGCTGACGCCGTCGAAGCTGTTGGCGGCCAAGGACTTCGCCGCCGTCGAGAAGCTGGCCGCCGAAGCCGCCGCGCTGCGCTGA
- a CDS encoding regulatory protein RecX has protein sequence MELPPEERAKKAKEICFDLLAARPRAVEELRQTLQRKGFDSETTETLLGKLDRAGLVNDAEFAEAWVRDRHANQGLSRTALVAELRRKGVDDEVAALAAEEVDREAEEQRARELVRKRLRSLGNVDEQTAIRRLLGFLARKGYPQGLAYTVIRDELREFGAESSLLDDATID, from the coding sequence ATGGAGTTGCCTCCGGAGGAGCGGGCCAAGAAGGCCAAGGAAATCTGCTTCGACCTCCTCGCCGCCCGGCCGCGGGCGGTCGAGGAGCTGCGGCAGACGTTGCAGCGCAAGGGTTTCGACAGCGAGACCACCGAAACCCTGCTCGGCAAGCTCGACCGGGCCGGTCTCGTCAACGACGCCGAGTTCGCCGAAGCCTGGGTCCGCGACCGGCACGCGAACCAGGGGCTGTCGCGCACGGCGTTGGTCGCGGAGTTGCGGCGCAAGGGCGTCGACGACGAGGTCGCCGCACTTGCGGCGGAGGAAGTCGACCGGGAAGCCGAGGAACAACGGGCTCGCGAGCTGGTGCGCAAACGGCTCAGGTCGCTCGGGAACGTCGACGAGCAGACCGCGATCCGCCGGCTGCTCGGGTTCCTCGCGCGCAAGGGCTATCCGCAGGGACTGGCGTACACGGTGATCCGCGACGAACTTCGCGAGTTCGGCGCGGAATCCAGCCTGCTGGACGACGCGACGATCGACTGA
- the recA gene encoding recombinase RecA: MPAAPDKDKALELALAQIDKQYGKGSVMRLGEDNRPPVSVIPTGAIALDVALGIGGLPRGRVIEVYGPESSGKTTVALHAVANAQRNGGIAAFIDAEHALDPEYARKLGVDTDALLVSQPDTGEQALEIADMLIRSGALDILVIDSVAALVPRAEIEGEMGDSHVGLQARLMSQALRKMTGAMNNSGTTAIFINQLREKIGVMFGSPETTTGGKALKFYASVRLDVRRIETLKDGGEPVGNRTRVKVVKNKMAPPFKQAEFDILYGVGVSREGSLIDMGVDQGILRKSGAWYTYEGDQLGQGKENARKFLRDNPDIANEIEKRIKEKLNIGPQVDAEAEAVPAPVDF, translated from the coding sequence ATGCCAGCAGCACCCGACAAGGACAAGGCGCTCGAACTCGCCCTTGCGCAGATCGACAAGCAGTACGGCAAGGGCTCGGTGATGCGCCTCGGCGAGGACAACCGCCCGCCCGTCTCCGTGATCCCCACCGGCGCGATCGCCCTCGACGTCGCGCTCGGCATCGGCGGCCTGCCCCGCGGCCGCGTCATCGAGGTCTACGGCCCGGAATCCTCCGGTAAGACCACGGTCGCCCTGCACGCGGTGGCCAACGCGCAGCGCAACGGCGGCATCGCGGCGTTCATCGACGCGGAGCACGCGCTGGACCCGGAGTACGCCAGGAAGCTCGGCGTCGACACCGACGCGCTGCTCGTGTCCCAGCCGGACACCGGCGAGCAGGCGCTGGAGATCGCGGACATGCTGATCCGCTCCGGCGCGCTCGACATCCTGGTCATCGACTCCGTGGCCGCGCTCGTGCCGCGCGCCGAGATCGAGGGCGAGATGGGCGACTCGCACGTCGGCCTCCAGGCGCGCCTGATGAGCCAGGCGCTGCGCAAGATGACCGGTGCGATGAACAACTCCGGCACCACCGCGATCTTCATCAACCAGCTGCGCGAGAAGATCGGCGTGATGTTCGGCTCGCCGGAGACCACGACCGGTGGCAAGGCGCTCAAGTTCTACGCCTCGGTCCGGCTCGACGTCCGCCGCATCGAAACGCTCAAGGACGGCGGCGAGCCGGTCGGCAACCGCACCCGGGTCAAGGTCGTCAAGAACAAGATGGCCCCGCCCTTCAAGCAGGCCGAGTTCGACATCCTCTACGGCGTGGGCGTCTCCCGCGAGGGCTCGCTCATCGACATGGGCGTCGACCAGGGCATTCTGCGCAAGTCGGGCGCCTGGTACACGTACGAGGGCGACCAGCTCGGCCAGGGCAAGGAGAACGCGCGGAAGTTCCTGCGCGACAACCCGGACATCGCCAACGAGATAGAGAAGCGGATCAAGGAGAAGCTCAACATCGGCCCGCAGGTCGACGCCGAAGCCGAGGCAGTGCCCGCGCCGGTCGACTTCTGA
- a CDS encoding DUF3046 domain-containing protein: MRITVFRRLMAEEFGSGRAEMLAKDHVFSGLGGRTVEEALSSGTPAKEIWRAVCVEFEVPPERR, translated from the coding sequence ATGCGTATCACGGTGTTCCGACGGCTGATGGCCGAGGAGTTCGGGTCCGGACGCGCCGAGATGCTCGCCAAGGACCACGTGTTCAGCGGGCTCGGCGGGCGCACGGTCGAAGAGGCGCTGAGCTCGGGGACGCCGGCCAAGGAGATCTGGCGAGCGGTCTGCGTCGAGTTCGAGGTGCCGCCGGAACGTCGCTGA
- a CDS encoding Hsp70 family protein, producing the protein MRILSVDLGTSNTVAVLSAHGRPPRVVEVDGSANMPSAVFAGEDGTLMVGRDAERRARLDPTRFEPNPKRRIDEQTLLLGTDVVPVNEALAAILRRVLDETTRQLGGEQPDEVRLTHPAQWGPVRRNVLLSAARLAGIRGNVVLVPEPVAAAAHFASFPERALAPGQALAVYDLGAGTFDVAVVGANQNGYTVLAEDGLPDLGGLDVDQALMVHVGREVSHSDPQRWQRLLRPESTADRRTRRALQEDVKAAKEALSRHPQTEVPMPEPFKDVLVTRGELEGLVRPAMLRSVELLSRTLRSAGLTSDRLVGIYLVGGSSRLPLVGSMIAEKLGVVPTSLDQPETAVALGAQHVAKDGLSMRTQNVEGQVASGAPYAPPAPPQGNYPAYSPTQPQPMPPFQPSPAPSNFPTYTPAAPEKKSRTKLLIGIAAAVVVVLAAGLTVFLTTQGSSVKTYTADECRTPGQADSSGLTGCMRQLAGKVADNGGCAPGMGNGPAAPAKSLGAASTCAAPGRAGTQVTYVQGQSAAELKQYTDGLLSSAGGDRTEADWKGNALEGHYASAAGQSSAVLVFTVKDRPLVGFLYQVNSGGQAATPGALADYFEQNVQPGE; encoded by the coding sequence GTGCGGATCCTGTCGGTGGACCTCGGGACGTCCAACACCGTTGCCGTCCTTTCCGCGCACGGCAGGCCGCCTCGCGTCGTAGAGGTCGACGGGTCGGCCAACATGCCCTCCGCGGTGTTCGCCGGGGAAGACGGCACGCTCATGGTCGGCCGGGACGCCGAACGCCGCGCGCGCCTCGACCCGACACGGTTCGAGCCCAACCCTAAACGGCGCATCGACGAGCAGACGCTGCTGCTCGGCACAGACGTCGTGCCGGTCAACGAAGCGCTGGCCGCGATCCTGCGCCGGGTGCTCGACGAGACCACGCGCCAGCTCGGCGGCGAGCAGCCGGACGAGGTCCGGCTCACGCACCCCGCGCAGTGGGGCCCGGTGCGCCGCAACGTCCTGCTGAGCGCGGCGCGGCTCGCTGGCATTCGCGGAAACGTAGTCCTCGTGCCGGAGCCGGTCGCCGCCGCTGCGCACTTCGCGTCGTTCCCTGAGCGCGCGTTGGCTCCAGGACAGGCTCTCGCGGTGTACGACCTCGGCGCGGGGACCTTCGACGTCGCCGTCGTCGGCGCGAACCAGAACGGCTACACAGTGCTCGCCGAGGACGGTCTGCCCGACCTCGGCGGTCTCGACGTCGACCAGGCGCTGATGGTCCACGTCGGACGTGAGGTGTCGCACTCGGACCCGCAGCGCTGGCAGCGGCTGCTTCGCCCTGAGTCCACTGCGGACCGGCGTACGCGACGCGCGCTGCAAGAAGACGTGAAGGCCGCGAAGGAAGCGCTGTCTCGGCATCCGCAGACAGAGGTGCCGATGCCGGAGCCGTTCAAGGACGTGCTCGTCACGCGCGGAGAGCTCGAAGGCTTGGTGCGTCCGGCCATGCTGCGCAGCGTGGAGCTGCTTTCGCGGACACTGCGTTCGGCTGGGCTGACCTCGGATCGTCTCGTCGGCATCTACCTTGTCGGCGGTTCGAGCCGGTTGCCGCTGGTCGGGTCGATGATCGCGGAGAAGCTCGGCGTCGTCCCCACGAGCCTTGACCAGCCGGAGACGGCTGTCGCGCTGGGTGCGCAGCACGTCGCTAAAGACGGACTGTCGATGCGTACGCAGAACGTTGAGGGCCAAGTGGCGTCAGGCGCGCCGTACGCGCCGCCTGCTCCGCCGCAAGGCAACTACCCGGCGTACTCGCCGACGCAGCCACAGCCGATGCCGCCGTTCCAGCCTTCGCCGGCACCGTCCAACTTCCCGACGTACACGCCCGCTGCGCCGGAGAAGAAGAGCCGCACCAAGCTGTTGATCGGCATTGCGGCGGCTGTCGTGGTCGTGCTCGCGGCGGGGCTGACCGTGTTCCTCACAACACAAGGTTCGTCGGTTAAGACGTACACCGCTGATGAGTGCCGTACGCCGGGGCAAGCCGACTCGTCCGGACTGACCGGCTGCATGCGTCAGTTGGCAGGCAAGGTCGCTGACAACGGCGGCTGCGCTCCCGGCATGGGCAACGGACCGGCCGCGCCGGCGAAGAGCCTCGGTGCCGCGTCGACGTGCGCCGCGCCGGGACGCGCGGGCACTCAGGTGACGTACGTGCAGGGGCAGTCGGCAGCGGAGCTGAAGCAGTACACCGACGGACTTCTCTCCTCCGCGGGCGGCGACCGCACCGAAGCGGACTGGAAGGGCAATGCCCTCGAAGGCCACTACGCGTCGGCGGCCGGGCAGTCGTCGGCAGTCCTCGTGTTCACCGTGAAGGACCGGCCTCTCGTCGGGTTCCTCTATCAGGTGAATTCCGGCGGACAGGCCGCCACGCCGGGTGCGCTGGCCGACTACTTCGAACAGAACGTCCAGCCGGGGGAGTGA